A genomic stretch from Juglans microcarpa x Juglans regia isolate MS1-56 chromosome 3S, Jm3101_v1.0, whole genome shotgun sequence includes:
- the LOC121258260 gene encoding probable arabinosyltransferase ARAD1, which translates to MAGKQSPRSRSSPILLLLLITLSLLALYILYYLFSLSHGAVPSTLSHQTRKPETSFVVSLEHFLLRRAPKFPPPARGVIATDDVVRDLDESMHRIESERMWVDPYFPAAMPIRVYVYEMPSKFTYDLLWLFRSTYRDTSNLTSNGSPVHRLIEQHSIDYWLWMDLIAPESERLLKNVVRVNRQEEADLFYIPFFTTISFFLMEKQQCKALYREALNWVTNQPAWKRTGGRDHILPVHHPWSFKSVRKFMKNAIWLLPDMDSTGNWYKPGQVFLEKDLILPYVANVDLCDAKCLSESYSKRTTLLFFRGRLKRNAGGKVRAKLVAELSGAEGVVIEEGTAGEGGKAAAQNGMRKSIFCLSPAGDTPSSARLFDAIVSGCIPVIVSDELELPFEGMLDYRKIALFISSTDAVQPGRFLTFLRGIRPARIREMQRNLAKYSGHFLYSSPAQPLGPEDLVWRMMAGKLVNIKLHIRRSQRVVKDSRSLCSCDCRQANFTSSGLLS; encoded by the exons ATGGCAGGAAAGCAGAGCCCAAGATCCAGGTCCTCCccaatcctcctcctcctcctcattacCCTTTCTCTCCTTGCTCTCTACATCCTCTACTACCTCTTCTCCCTATCCCATGGAGCCGTCCCCTCCACTCTCTCTCACCAGACCCGGAAACCCGAGACCTCCTTCGTCGTTTCGCTGGAGCACTTCCTCCTTCGCCGAGCCCCCAAATTCCCTCCTCCAGCCCGCGGGGTCATTGCGACTGACGACGTCGTTAGAGACCTCGACGAATCGATGCATAGGATAGAGAGCGAGAGGATGTGGGTAGACCCGTACTTCCCCGCCGCAATGCCGATTAGGGTTTACGTGTATGAGATGCCGAGCAAGTTCACCTACGATCTCCTGTGGCTGTTTCGGAGCACTTACAGAGACACCTCCAATCTCACCTCCAATGGCAGCCCCGTCCACCGCTTAATTGAGCAG CATTCAATTGATTACTGGCTGTGGATGGATTTAATTGCGCCGGAATCGGAGAGATTGTTGAAGAATGTGGTGAGAGTTAATAGGCAGGAGGAGGCAGACCTCTTCTACATACCATTCTTCACCACCATAAGCTTCTTCTTGATGGAGAAACAACAATGCAAAGCGCTTTACAGG GAAGCTCTGAATTGGGTGACCAATCAGCCTGCATGGAAGCGAACTGGCGGAAGGGATCACATACTTCCAGTTCATCATCCCTGGTCTTTCAAATCTGTTCGCAAATTCATGAAGAATGCAATTTGGCTGCTACCAGATATGGACTCTACGGGCAACTG GTACAAGCCAGGACAGGTTTTTCTGGAGAAAGACCTAATTCTTCCTTATGTTGCCAATGTTGATTTATGTGATGCCAAATGCTTATCAGAAAGTTATTCAAAGAGAACAACTCTACTCTTTTTCCGGGGTCGTCTTAAAAGAAATGCT GGAGGAAAAGTACGTGCTAAACTTGTAGCTGAATTAAGTGGTGCTGAGGGTGTAGTTATAGAGGAGGGAACAGCTGGAGAGGGGGGCAAAGCAGCAGCTCAGAATGGCATGCGCAA GTCTATCTTTTGCTTAAGCCCAGCTGGTGATACCCCATCATCTGCTAGATTGTTCGATGCTATTGTTAGTGGATGCATCCCTGTCATAGTTAGTGACGAATTGGAGCTTCCTTTTGAAGGGATGCTTGATTACAGAAAG ATAGCTCTTTTTATTTCGTCCACTGATGCTGTACAACCAGGAAGGTTTTTAACATTTCTACGAGGTATTCGCCCTGCTCGTATCAGAGAAATGCAACGAAATCTAGCGAAG TACTCTGGGCATTTTCTGTATTCCAGTCCAGCTCAGCCTTTGGGTCCAGAAGATTTGGTTTGGAGAATG